One segment of Clavelina lepadiformis chromosome 2, kaClaLepa1.1, whole genome shotgun sequence DNA contains the following:
- the LOC143446241 gene encoding uncharacterized protein LOC143446241 isoform X1: MLSSIQRSDNNKVVSCQAVTPYTDVYPASGRSSGYKLYVLFAPQQNLVQVCNWNVTQNGTCAVKFFSNPRSRFISLARNGQTVTSDGSMAITAFGQMQTFEFYRTQVTSLDHGAYVLIVQSSNTFYFPNTVSISFEIKVSGISPDNPAASGLSTGAIVGISCGAAALILSVAAAYAYFKWRQAPNKKNNSATTNTNMTSSQAIQDESDYIEPNKIENIPESQEQYAEVGPSVDNAGYIDLNKEFNTGGSKQSKSLEGPYEEVKNL, encoded by the exons ATGCTCTCATCAATACAAAGAAgtgacaacaacaaagtagTCTCATGTCAGGCTGTCACTCCTTATACTGATGTCTATCCTGCAAGTGGAAGATCGTCAGGATATAAACTTTATGTGTTAT TTGCTCCTCAACAGAATTTAGTTCAAGTTTGCAATTGGAATGTCACTCAAAATGGAACTTGCGCAGTGAAGTTTTTCTCAAATCCAAGATCTCGGTTCATATCACTCGCCCGAAATG GTCAAACGGTGACAAGCGATGGTTCCATGGCTATAACTGCCTTTGGTCAAATGCAGACCTTTGAATTCTACAGAACACAA GTAACTAGTTTGGATCATGGAGCATACGTCCTTATCGTACAATCCTCAAACACCTTTTATTTCCCTAATACTGTTTCAATCTCGTTTGAAATCAAAGTCAGTGGAATTTCACCTGACAATCCTGCAGCATCAGGGCTTTCCACCGGTGCAATTGTTGGGATTAGTTGTGGTGCTGCAGCCCTTATTTTAAGTGTAGCAGCTGCCTATGCCTATTTCAAATGGAGACAGGCacctaacaagaaaaataaca GTGCAACCACGAACACTAACATGACAAGCAGCCAAGCCATCCAGG ATGAAAGTGATTATATTGAACCgaacaaaattgaaaacatcCCG GAATCTCAAGAACAATATGCCGAAGTCGGTCCTTCAGTTG ACAATGCTGGATATATTGATTTGAATAAGGAGTTCAACACTGGG GGATCGAAGCAAAGTAAATCTCTTGAAGGTCCTTACGAAGAAGTAAAAAACTTGTAA
- the LOC143446144 gene encoding uncharacterized protein LOC143446144, with protein MKNIAVRLSVIMLSVVLIYGQSISPLTTPHPVQATDSTVVITATVSPPSSVISSGGNTTWIVAWKFNGVRVAHAGYGPYPTVATALDFSIYSGRINVSATSSSASIFTTQLTIARLRAEEDGYQVELGDLNVTRQSIALTIRAAVIISTDPPYNPLATGFNNLLVTAQFPGSMDSPCSWFYGGELDGGSGARFYVAQRCEAPAPGTYDRITCNEQTINGTNHVTTTLKITQPLVAGRLNITMLCIDVTTPGTVVRSVQGKYNIDIIKPTLKI; from the exons ATGAAAAACATCGCAGTACGATTATCAG TGATTATGCTGAGTGTAGTGCTTATATATGGACAAAGCATATCACCTCTCACTACACCACACCCTGTACAAGCAACCGACTCCACTGTAGTTATCACTGCTACAGTTTCACCGCCATCATCGGTGATCTCATCAGGAGGAAACACCACCTGGATTGTTGCCTGGAAATTTAATGGG GTCAGGGTTGCCCATGCAGGATATGGCCCATACCCCACCGTTGCTACTGCTCTGGATTTTTCCATCTACTCTGGTCGAATAAATGTCAG TGCGACTTCATCATCAGCATCAATCTTCACCACACAGCTCACAATTGCACGACTTAGAGCTGAAGAAGATGGGTATCAGGTTGAACTTGGTGATCTTAATGTTACAAGACAATCTATTGCACTGACTATAAGAG CTGCCGTCATAATCAGCACTGATCCTCCGTACAACCCACTGGCAACTGGTTTCAACAATCTCCTTGTAACTGCGCAATTTCCTGGATCAATGGACAGCCCTTGTTCATGGTTCTATGGGGGAGAGCTGGACGGAGGAAGTGGAGCTCGGTTTTACGTCGCACAAAGATGTGAAGCTCCAGCTCCTGGCACTTACGACAGAATCACTTGCAATGAACAAACAATCAATGGCACAAACCACGTAACAACCacattgaaaataactcaaccGTTAGTAGCGGGGAGATTAAATATCACAATGCTTTGCATAGATGTTACAACTCCCGGTACCGTCGTTCGTAGTGTACAGGGCAAGTATAACATTGACATAATTAAGCCTACGTTGAAAATATGA
- the LOC143446241 gene encoding uncharacterized protein LOC143446241 isoform X2, whose translation MSILQVEDRQDINFMCYNLVQVCNWNVTQNGTCAVKFFSNPRSRFISLARNGQTVTSDGSMAITAFGQMQTFEFYRTQVTSLDHGAYVLIVQSSNTFYFPNTVSISFEIKVSGISPDNPAASGLSTGAIVGISCGAAALILSVAAAYAYFKWRQAPNKKNNSATTNTNMTSSQAIQDESDYIEPNKIENIPESQEQYAEVGPSVDNAGYIDLNKEFNTGGSKQSKSLEGPYEEVKNL comes from the exons ATGTCTATCCTGCAAGTGGAAGATCGTCAGGATATAAACTTTATGTGTTAT AATTTAGTTCAAGTTTGCAATTGGAATGTCACTCAAAATGGAACTTGCGCAGTGAAGTTTTTCTCAAATCCAAGATCTCGGTTCATATCACTCGCCCGAAATG GTCAAACGGTGACAAGCGATGGTTCCATGGCTATAACTGCCTTTGGTCAAATGCAGACCTTTGAATTCTACAGAACACAA GTAACTAGTTTGGATCATGGAGCATACGTCCTTATCGTACAATCCTCAAACACCTTTTATTTCCCTAATACTGTTTCAATCTCGTTTGAAATCAAAGTCAGTGGAATTTCACCTGACAATCCTGCAGCATCAGGGCTTTCCACCGGTGCAATTGTTGGGATTAGTTGTGGTGCTGCAGCCCTTATTTTAAGTGTAGCAGCTGCCTATGCCTATTTCAAATGGAGACAGGCacctaacaagaaaaataaca GTGCAACCACGAACACTAACATGACAAGCAGCCAAGCCATCCAGG ATGAAAGTGATTATATTGAACCgaacaaaattgaaaacatcCCG GAATCTCAAGAACAATATGCCGAAGTCGGTCCTTCAGTTG ACAATGCTGGATATATTGATTTGAATAAGGAGTTCAACACTGGG GGATCGAAGCAAAGTAAATCTCTTGAAGGTCCTTACGAAGAAGTAAAAAACTTGTAA